Proteins from a single region of Pseudomonadota bacterium:
- a CDS encoding response regulator transcription factor has protein sequence MSNASASKIEGEPRGRTKIYLIDDHQGVRAGLRGLLDNVDDMEVVGEAGDGTYALQRIVDDLPEVVITDLSMDGMDGLEAIAALKSLPSAPSVVVWSMYHKPEQVRRAVLAGADGYVAKGDEFRHVVQAVRSVIQGQQYFSAAVRDWERSVGDERLESLTPRQREILQLIAEGHRTRQIAEMLGVAAKTVDTHRTQLMQRLNIHDIAGLTRFAIEVGLINLSETHRP, from the coding sequence GTGTCGAACGCTAGTGCAAGCAAGATCGAGGGAGAGCCGAGGGGGCGTACCAAGATCTACCTCATCGACGACCACCAGGGCGTGCGGGCGGGCCTGCGAGGGCTGCTGGACAACGTCGATGATATGGAGGTCGTGGGTGAGGCCGGCGACGGCACCTACGCGCTGCAGCGCATCGTCGACGATCTTCCCGAGGTGGTGATCACCGACCTGAGCATGGACGGCATGGACGGTCTGGAGGCCATCGCTGCCCTCAAGTCGCTCCCGAGCGCGCCGAGCGTGGTCGTCTGGTCCATGTACCACAAGCCCGAACAGGTGCGCCGCGCCGTGTTGGCCGGTGCCGATGGCTACGTCGCCAAGGGCGATGAGTTTCGTCACGTCGTGCAGGCGGTGCGCTCGGTGATTCAGGGGCAGCAGTACTTCTCCGCGGCCGTGCGCGACTGGGAGCGCTCGGTGGGCGATGAGCGTTTGGAGAGCCTCACGCCGCGCCAGCGGGAGATCCTCCAGCTCATCGCGGAGGGTCATCGCACGCGGCAGATCGCCGAAATGCTCGGGGTGGCCGCGAAGACTGTGGACACGCACCGGACCCAGCTCATGCAGCGGCTGAATATTCACGACATCGCCGGGCTCACGCGGTTCGCCATAGAAGTCGGGTTGATAAACCTCAGCGAGACCCACCGTCCCTGA